The Erwinia billingiae Eb661 nucleotide sequence CAATTTGCAGGTTATCCGCCATGATGGCTCCTGAGTTAAGGAATATTCAACGTATAGCGGGATAATGTGCAGGAAAGGGAGCAGACAGGCAATATTATTGTGGAATAAACAGCGGGCACAGGGCGTGCCCGCTGGAGGGGGTTAACGCTTACGCCACACGGTCAGCTGCGCAACGGTGTGCTGATACTTGCGCGCCGTTTCACGTATCACGAAAGGCACATCCTGCGGCGCGGCGATCTCTTCGAAATCGGTGGCCATCAGCCGCTGTAACGCCTGATAGGTGGTCAGCACTTCACCGTTCTCACGGATGCCGCCCAGCCAGTTCTCCTTCGGCGTAAAGTCTTCCAGCCAGGTATACGGCGAGGAGAGCATCAGGACACCGCCCGGCGCTATCATCGTCGTAATGTCCTGCAGGAAGCGCTTAGGCTGACGCAGGCGGTCGATCAGGTTGGAAGCCAGCACCAGGTCATACCGTTCGGGCTGCGGCTTGAGGTTACAGGCATCGCCCTGCACAAACTGAATGCGTTGCGCCTGTTCCGCGCCGAGATCGAAATCTTTCAGCCGCACCTGACGGTATTCCACCAGGTCGCCTTCTTCCTGGGTGACATAACGGAACTCTTCGCCACTGGTCAGCTGGATGGCCACATCGATAAAGCGCGCGGAGTAATCCATTCCCACTACGTCGCTGAAATGACGGGCCAGCTCAAAGCTGGCGCGGCCGGTGGCACAACCGATATCCAGTGCGCGACCGCGTTTTTCCGTCATCCGGCAGGCAATGTCCACCAGCGCTTTGCCGTAATTCGGCGTGCCGAAGTAATCCGGCCCGTACTGGAAGTCGAGATACTGCGAAACCATGCTGTCGGTTTCATACGGGTTCAGCATCTGTTTTTCCTGATGGTTGGAGACCACATAGCGGAAACCGGCGTGCTGGAAGAAGTGACGGCGGAAGGCGTAGCGGGCAGATTTCAGCGCTTCGTTACCGGTGGAGATCCAGCTACCGCCTTTGATCAGCGCATGTTTGCCATCAAAGGTCGGCGTCGAGAAGTCGTCATATAAAGGATGAACCTTAAATCCTTCCAGACCGTTGGTTGGCGTGGTGGTCCACTGCCAGACGTTACCGATCAGATCGTAAAACTCGCCCTGAGCAAAACGATCGACCGGACAGGAAGACGCCCACCAGGCTAGATTGATATTGCCCGGTGCCTCGCGCAAGTCGGTCTGATCGCCTGTCACCTGCTCACGCAACAGCAGCCATTCGGCTTCGGCAGGCAGCTGTACCGATTTGCCGGTTTCATCGGCTTTCCAGCGGCAGAACGCGGCGGCTTCCAGCTGGTTCACTTCGGCTGGCCAGTCCCATGGCATCGGCACTTCTTCGGTCATCAGACGCAGTTTCAGTGCATCAGGCTCGGCGGCAGAACCGACCCAGAACGTGGGCTGAGTGGCTTTGGCAAAGTCGCGCCAGCCAAGACCTTCTTCATCCCACCAGCGCGCGTCCTGATAACCGCCGGCGGCGACAAATTCGAAGAATTCGGCGTTGCTGGTCAGCATCTTGCTGGCTTTAAACGGCTTCACGTCGGTGGTCAGCGTGCCGTACTCGTTATCCCAGCCGTAGGTATCATCGCTTTTGCCCTGGGTGACCCGAGCGCCGTCAACGTCGACCAGCGCGTTCGCCGGCACTTTGCTTCGATCGTGTCGGGCTGAAGGGCAGGCTGGCCAGTGCGCCTGCGGCTTCACCCATTCAATGGGCAACTGGCGGATCAGCACGCTGGAGGTTTCCAGATGGATGCGCTCGTGCTCAATGCCCATCAGGATCACCCATGCCGGACTGTCCCAGTTGATCGGTAAGGTCAGCGGCATCTCTTTGATAAAGTTTTCGATAAGCGAGCGGACTTTGCCGCGATAGTCGCGCAGTTCGGCGACGGTCGGCCACGGGTAGTTGTGGGTGTCCAGATCGTCCCAGCTCATCTCATCGACGCCGATTGCCATCATCGCTTCGATGTTGTCATCCACGCGGTTATCCACCAGCCCACCCGCCATCATTTTATTGATGTAGAAAGTGGCGGTGTGGCCGTAATAGAAAATCAGCGGATGGCGCAGGGAAATCGCTTTGGTGAACCAGGCCTTTTCATCGGCGAGGCAATCGAACAGGCTCTCATACAGAGACCAGGTCTGATTGAAGTACGTCAGAATTTCCTGACGTTTTTGCGCCTCGCTGCCGCTGCTCAATAACAACGTACGGGTCGGTGCGGGTAATCCTGGTGCGAACTCTTGTTGTTGTGCTGTCACGTAATGCTCCCAATCTGCCTGTTGGCTAAAGCGTACACATGACTATAGCAAATAAGCATTTCCAGATTGTGTCTGAGGGAGAACTAGCGTTGCCAGCGGCGCAGCAGGCGGCTTTTCAGGCCGGTATCGAAGTGCCAGATGTGGTCGAAAATCCGCATGATGCCGGGTTTTCCATGATCGGACAGCGCAACGGCATGAAAGCGCTGCTGCTGTTTCAGCTGGTGCTGTTTGATGCGTTTAACCAGCTCTTCTGGCAGACGCTGGGCAATAAAATCGGAGATGATCACCGCATCGGCATCGTTCCATGCCGGCGTGGCCAGCTTAAGCAGCACCGAATCCAGGCAGGCGGCCAGATCGGTGCCGCCACGAAAACGCTGGCTGAGGAAGCGGATCGCCTGGGAGATGCCATCGCCCGCGGTCAGTTCGTAGGCCACCACTTCATGGGCGAACAGCATAATGTAGCAACGACGGTTATCCGCCAGCGCCACCTTCAGCAGGGCGAGGCAGAACGCTTTGGCGCAGCGCTCGTTGAAGCCGCCCATTGAACCGGAGGTATCCACGCAGACAATAAAGGGGCCGCGTGGCTGCTGGTCATG carries:
- the ovoA gene encoding 5-histidylcysteine sulfoxide synthase, which produces MTAQQQEFAPGLPAPTRTLLLSSGSEAQKRQEILTYFNQTWSLYESLFDCLADEKAWFTKAISLRHPLIFYYGHTATFYINKMMAGGLVDNRVDDNIEAMMAIGVDEMSWDDLDTHNYPWPTVAELRDYRGKVRSLIENFIKEMPLTLPINWDSPAWVILMGIEHERIHLETSSVLIRQLPIEWVKPQAHWPACPSARHDRSKVPANALVDVDGARVTQGKSDDTYGWDNEYGTLTTDVKPFKASKMLTSNAEFFEFVAAGGYQDARWWDEEGLGWRDFAKATQPTFWVGSAAEPDALKLRLMTEEVPMPWDWPAEVNQLEAAAFCRWKADETGKSVQLPAEAEWLLLREQVTGDQTDLREAPGNINLAWWASSCPVDRFAQGEFYDLIGNVWQWTTTPTNGLEGFKVHPLYDDFSTPTFDGKHALIKGGSWISTGNEALKSARYAFRRHFFQHAGFRYVVSNHQEKQMLNPYETDSMVSQYLDFQYGPDYFGTPNYGKALVDIACRMTEKRGRALDIGCATGRASFELARHFSDVVGMDYSARFIDVAIQLTSGEEFRYVTQEEGDLVEYRQVRLKDFDLGAEQAQRIQFVQGDACNLKPQPERYDLVLASNLIDRLRQPKRFLQDITTMIAPGGVLMLSSPYTWLEDFTPKENWLGGIRENGEVLTTYQALQRLMATDFEEIAAPQDVPFVIRETARKYQHTVAQLTVWRKR